The following are encoded in a window of Thermonema lapsum genomic DNA:
- a CDS encoding amidase, which produces MKRFLLPVVLLTSAFVLGRLSSDITPADVQSAAKLIGLQLTPIEIDSMLDGLAEQKQSFEALRKHNIPNDLPPAFTFHPIPPTYTAPHIGPDELIFQGETFPKIQRPANDNDLAFLSIRELASLLVSRQITSEELTRFFLNRLKKYDDTLHCVITYTEALALQKARQADKELAAGHYRGLLHGIPYVAKDLLATKNYPTTWGAKPFRSQVIDYDAAVIEQLDAAGAILIAKVSLGALAWGDVWFGGRTRNPWNPATGSSGSSAGSAAAVAAGLAPFAIGTETLGSIVSPSTVCGVTGLRPTFGAVSRFGAMALSWTMDKIGPIARSAEDCAIVYRYLHNATEADPRDPFHVATTFSYRADRDWRRLRIAFVPTPASSPTYAADSTFVATLRQAGARIDTVSLPAYPDITFILWAEAAAAFDELTRSNRDDELVRQNKQAWPNYFRMARFIPAVEYIQAQRLRYRLIHAMQQLMSKYDVVIAPSFASSQLYITNMTGHPCVVLPTGFNRSGMPQSICLLGRWMGEGAILEVANAYQQLTSHHKRRPPLVGQ; this is translated from the coding sequence ATGAAACGTTTCCTATTGCCTGTAGTACTGCTTACTTCTGCTTTCGTACTGGGGCGCTTGAGTAGCGACATCACCCCTGCCGACGTGCAGTCGGCTGCCAAGCTCATCGGCTTGCAGCTCACCCCCATAGAAATCGACTCTATGCTGGACGGTCTGGCTGAACAAAAACAAAGTTTTGAAGCGCTGCGCAAGCACAATATTCCCAACGACTTACCTCCTGCATTTACATTCCATCCCATTCCGCCTACTTATACCGCCCCACACATAGGTCCCGACGAGCTGATTTTTCAAGGTGAAACCTTCCCAAAAATACAACGACCGGCAAATGACAACGATTTGGCTTTTTTAAGCATCCGGGAACTGGCTTCTTTGCTAGTATCGCGCCAAATCACCTCCGAAGAGCTTACACGTTTTTTCTTGAACAGACTCAAAAAATATGATGACACACTGCACTGTGTAATCACCTACACCGAAGCTTTGGCGCTGCAAAAAGCCCGGCAAGCCGACAAAGAGTTGGCAGCAGGGCACTACCGCGGCTTGCTGCACGGCATCCCTTATGTAGCCAAAGACCTGTTAGCTACCAAAAACTATCCTACCACTTGGGGGGCTAAGCCTTTTCGTTCGCAAGTGATTGACTACGATGCCGCAGTAATTGAACAACTCGATGCTGCCGGCGCCATCCTCATTGCCAAAGTATCGTTGGGCGCCTTGGCTTGGGGCGATGTGTGGTTTGGCGGGCGCACTCGTAACCCTTGGAACCCTGCCACTGGTTCAAGCGGCTCTTCGGCAGGCTCTGCCGCTGCCGTTGCTGCCGGTCTTGCGCCTTTTGCCATAGGTACCGAGACTTTGGGTTCCATCGTATCGCCTTCTACAGTCTGCGGAGTTACAGGGCTGCGTCCTACTTTTGGCGCTGTCAGCCGCTTTGGTGCTATGGCTTTAAGCTGGACAATGGACAAAATAGGTCCCATAGCACGCTCGGCAGAAGATTGCGCCATTGTGTACCGCTATTTGCACAACGCCACAGAAGCCGACCCACGCGATCCTTTTCATGTGGCTACCACTTTCAGCTACCGTGCCGACCGCGACTGGCGACGTCTGCGCATTGCCTTCGTACCCACGCCTGCCTCTTCGCCTACCTATGCCGCCGACAGCACCTTTGTGGCTACTCTTCGACAAGCCGGCGCCCGCATCGACACCGTCAGCTTGCCTGCATATCCCGATATTACTTTTATCCTATGGGCAGAAGCTGCTGCCGCCTTCGACGAGCTCACCCGCAGCAACCGCGACGACGAACTGGTAAGACAAAACAAACAGGCTTGGCCCAACTACTTCCGCATGGCTCGTTTCATTCCCGCCGTAGAGTACATACAGGCACAAAGACTACGCTACCGCCTCATTCATGCAATGCAACAACTCATGTCAAAATATGACGTAGTCATAGCTCCCTCTTTTGCCTCTTCACAGCTCTACATTACCAACATGACAGGACACCCCTGTGTGGTGCTGCCCACAGGTTTCAACCGCAGCGGTATGCCCCAAAGCATTTGCCTGCTTGGTCGATGGATGGGCGAAGGGGCTATTTTAGAAGTAGCCAATGCCTATCAACAACTTACCAGCCACCACAAGCGACGCCCTCCCTTAGTAGGGCAGTAG